Genomic DNA from Amycolatopsis alba DSM 44262:
AGGGAACCCGCCAAGCCGACCCGGACCCGGCGCACCAGAAGATCGTCCACGCCCTCACTTTGCCAGCCTGGCCGCGTTTAGTCCTCTGAATGCGAGGAGTCAGGAGCGGGCGAAGGTGAGCTTTCCGAGCGCGGCGACCAAAGGCGCGAGTTCGGGGAGCTCTTCGGCGGCGGCCAGCGCCTCGGTGAGGACGGTGTCGTGCGTCGGCCGCGCCGCCGCGAGCAGTTCCTGCCCCGACGGCGTGACCTCCGTGTAGATCCCCCGCCGGTCGTCCGCGCACAGGTACCGCTGCAGCAGTCCCCTGTCCTCCAGTCTCGACACCAGCCGCGTCGTCGCCGACTGGCTGAGCACGACGGCGTTCGACAGCTGGTTCATCCGCAGGTGGAAACCGTCCTGGCGGGCGAGCACGTCCAGCACGGTGTACTCGGTGACGGACAGCTCGTGCTTCTGCGCCAGCGCGCGCTCGAGCGCGTCCTCGATCCGCGCGTGCAGTGCGGCGAGGGTCCGCCAGCCCTGAGCGCGTGCTTCCACGGCGTCGTCGGCCAGTGACACGGTTCACCTCTTCCCCGGTTGCCCGAGCTTTGTTGCGTCGTGCATCATCAAGCGTGTGCAATATGCGGCGCGTGCAACTATCTCAGGCGCTTGTAGTTGCTCACGCCAGACACCACCACTCTACGGGAAGAAGTGAGGCCTCCATGCCTGCCGCTCTGCTCGCACTGGCGATCAGCGCCTTCGGTATCGGCACCACCGAATTCGTGATCATGGGCCTGTTGCCCGAGGTCGCGAGCGACTTCGGCGTCTCGATCCCGTCCGCGGGGCTGCTGATCTCCGGCTACGCGCTCGGCGTCGTGGTCGGCGCCCCGCTGCTGACCGCGCTCGCGTCACGGATACCGCGCAAGACGGTCCTGGTCGGCCTGATGGTCCTGTTCATCGCAGGCAACGTCGTTTCCGCGCTGGCCCCCACCTACGGCCTGCTGATGACCGGCCGCGTGATCGCCGCGCTCTCGCACGGCGCGTTCTTCGGAGTCGGCGCGGTCGTCGCCTCCTCGCTGGTCGCGCCCGCGAAACAGGCCAGTGCCATCGCGCTGATGTTCACCGGGCTGACCGTCGCCAACGTCCTCGGCGTCCCCGCCGGGACGGCACTCGGGCAGGCGTTCGGCTGGCGCTCGACGTTCTGGGCCGTCAGCGTCCTCGGCGTGATCGGCCTGATCGGGATCCTCGCGCTGGTACCGGTACAGGCGACGTCGGAGAGCGCCGGGCTGCGCAGCGAACTCGCCGTCTTCCGGCGGCTCCAGGTCTGGCTCGCGCTGGCGATGACCACGCTCGGGTTCGCCGGGGTGTTCGCGGCCTTCACCTACATCGCCCCGATGATGACCGAGGTCGCCGGCTTCTCCCCCGGCGCGGTGACCTGGCTGCTGGTGCTGTTCGGCGCCGGCCTGTTCGTCGGCAACCTGATCGGCGGCAAGGCGGCCGACCGGTCGCTGATGCCGAGCCTGTACGTCATTCTCGCCGCGCTCGCGGCGGTGCTGGTCGTGTTCGTCTTCACCGCGCACGCCCAGGTTCCCGCCGCGATCACCATCGCCGTCTTCGGCGCCGCCGGTTTCGCGACCGTCGCGCCGCTGCAGGCCCGCGTGATGGACAAGGCCGAAGGCGCGCCCGCGCTGGCTTCGGCCGCCAACATCGCCGCGTTCAACCTCGGCAACGCCGGGGGCGCGTGGCTCGGCGGCAAGGCCATCGAGGGCGGTCTCGGCTACACCGCGTCCAGCTGGATCGGCGCGGCCCTGGCGCTCGCCGGACTGCTGGTCGCGGTCATCTCAGGCATGCTCGACCACGGGCGACGAAAGGCTCGTCGCGCCGAACTGGCCCCCGCCGCCTGACCCGTGAACACCCACGAAAGGAACGCAAGTGACCGACATTCCCACCGTCAAGCTCGACAACGGGGTGGAGATGCCGCAGCTCGGGTTCGGCGTCTTCCAGGTGCCGGACGAGGAGACCACCGCCGCGGTCAAGGCCGCGCTGGACGCGGGCTACCGCAGCATCGACACCGCCGCGATCTACGGCAACGAAGCCGGTGTCGGCAAGGCGCTCGCCGAGTCCGGGATCGCCCGCGACGAGCTGTTCATCACCACCAAGCTGTGGAACAGCGCACAGGGCTACGACGCCACGCTCAAGGCGTTCGACGCCAGCCTGGCGAAGCTGGGCCTGGAGCAGCTGGACCTCTACCTGATCCACTGGCCCACACCGGAGCGCGACCTCTACCGCGACACGTGGAAGGCCTTCGAGAAGCTCTACGCCGACGGCCGGGTCCGCGCGATCGGCGTCTCGAACTTCCAGCCCGCCCACCTCGAACGGCTTCTCGACACCGGCGCGGTGACCCCGGCGGTCAACCAGGTCGAGGTGCACCCGTACCTGCAGCAGGCCGAGGTGCGCGAGTTCGACGCGAAGCACGGCATCGTGACCGAGGCGTGGAGCCCGCTGGCCAAGGGCGGCGACCTCCTGGGCGAAGCCGCGGTGAAGGCGCTCGCGGAGAAGCACGGCCGCACTCCGGCGCAGGTCGTCCTGCGATGGCACCTGCAGCTCGGCAACGTCGTGATCCCGAAATCCGTGACGCCGTCGCGGATCAAGGAGAACCTCGACGTCTTCGGATTCGCCCTGTCGGAGGAGGACATCGCTTCGCTGGCCGTGCTGGACCGGGGCCTGCGAACCGGGCCGGATCCCGACACCTTCAACGTCGCGTAGCACCAGCCCCGTGAGCGGTAAGGACGGTTCTAACCGTCCTTACCGCTCACGAGGTCTTGGGCAGCCGGTTACTATTCGGCCGCACTGACGGCAGTTGTGCGAAAAGAGGTAACCGGACGATGCAGGCCCGAGGACGCGCCGTCCTCGCGACACTTCTGCTCGTGGCGTTCCCAGTGGTGGTCGTCGCGGTGGGTGTCGCCAGTGTGGTGGCCGGCCTGCAAATTCCGGGCAAAAGCGGCATTTACATCATGGGTGCCGGGCTCGCGATCATGATCGCGCTCGGCTTCGGGCTGGTGAGCGCGCTGCGGGCACGGCGTCCTCCGATCGAGGGACCGCGGCTGGACCGCGACGCCCATCCCGCGCTGTGGGAGATGATCGACGACCTCGCCGCCCAGGTGAAGACGCGCCCGCCGGACGAGATCGTGCTGATCGGCGAGATCAACGCGGCGGTCAGCGAGGACGCCCGGTTCCTCGGCCTGCGACCGGGCCGCCGCACGATGCTGATCGGCCTGCCGTTGCTGGCCGCGATGAGCGTGAGCGAACTGCGCTCGGTGCTCGCGCACGAACTCGGGCACTACAGCGGCGGCCACACCCGCCTGCTCGCGCTGACCTACCGCGGCACCCAGACGCTCGCCTTCACCGTCGACAGGCTGGACGGCGGCCCCGCCAGGGCCCTGCTCTCCGCCTACTCGAAGCTGTACCTGCTGGTCGCGCGGTCGGCGAACCGGCGGCAGGAACTGCAGGCCGACGAGGCTTCCGTACTCGCGGCGGGAAGCCGGACGGCGGCCGCGGCCCTGCGGAAGGCCGCGACGCTGAGCCCGCTCTGGAAGGACTACGCCGAGCGCTACCTCTCCCTCGGCGCGACGGCGCGGCGCACTCCCGCGGTACTGCTGGGGTTCCGGTCGTACCTCAACCACCCGGTGCAGCGGGACTGGATGGCCGAGTACGCCGAAGACGTCATCGACGGCGAAGAGCTCTCGAAGTACGACAGCCATCCGCCCACGAAGCGGCGGATCGCCGCACTGGCCGGTGTGCCGGACAACCCGGTGAAGCCGGACGCGCGGCCGGGCTGGGCGCTGCTGGGCGCGCCGAAGGTCGACGTGC
This window encodes:
- a CDS encoding aldo/keto reductase codes for the protein MTDIPTVKLDNGVEMPQLGFGVFQVPDEETTAAVKAALDAGYRSIDTAAIYGNEAGVGKALAESGIARDELFITTKLWNSAQGYDATLKAFDASLAKLGLEQLDLYLIHWPTPERDLYRDTWKAFEKLYADGRVRAIGVSNFQPAHLERLLDTGAVTPAVNQVEVHPYLQQAEVREFDAKHGIVTEAWSPLAKGGDLLGEAAVKALAEKHGRTPAQVVLRWHLQLGNVVIPKSVTPSRIKENLDVFGFALSEEDIASLAVLDRGLRTGPDPDTFNVA
- a CDS encoding MarR family winged helix-turn-helix transcriptional regulator, encoding MSLADDAVEARAQGWRTLAALHARIEDALERALAQKHELSVTEYTVLDVLARQDGFHLRMNQLSNAVVLSQSATTRLVSRLEDRGLLQRYLCADDRRGIYTEVTPSGQELLAAARPTHDTVLTEALAAAEELPELAPLVAALGKLTFARS
- a CDS encoding MFS transporter; this encodes MPAALLALAISAFGIGTTEFVIMGLLPEVASDFGVSIPSAGLLISGYALGVVVGAPLLTALASRIPRKTVLVGLMVLFIAGNVVSALAPTYGLLMTGRVIAALSHGAFFGVGAVVASSLVAPAKQASAIALMFTGLTVANVLGVPAGTALGQAFGWRSTFWAVSVLGVIGLIGILALVPVQATSESAGLRSELAVFRRLQVWLALAMTTLGFAGVFAAFTYIAPMMTEVAGFSPGAVTWLLVLFGAGLFVGNLIGGKAADRSLMPSLYVILAALAAVLVVFVFTAHAQVPAAITIAVFGAAGFATVAPLQARVMDKAEGAPALASAANIAAFNLGNAGGAWLGGKAIEGGLGYTASSWIGAALALAGLLVAVISGMLDHGRRKARRAELAPAA
- a CDS encoding M48 family metalloprotease, producing the protein MAFPVVVVAVGVASVVAGLQIPGKSGIYIMGAGLAIMIALGFGLVSALRARRPPIEGPRLDRDAHPALWEMIDDLAAQVKTRPPDEIVLIGEINAAVSEDARFLGLRPGRRTMLIGLPLLAAMSVSELRSVLAHELGHYSGGHTRLLALTYRGTQTLAFTVDRLDGGPARALLSAYSKLYLLVARSANRRQELQADEASVLAAGSRTAAAALRKAATLSPLWKDYAERYLSLGATARRTPAVLLGFRSYLNHPVQRDWMAEYAEDVIDGEELSKYDSHPPTKRRIAALAGVPDNPVKPDARPGWALLGAPKVDVPEAELDVLIRDVGPRADWDEVIKRAGRASVAEGAKLLTSAGIESRLAPRGTIGEVVRVLRDGDADALAKPLRAPSREEGRELLTELFADTVTAAMIDNGVAAHRLNWGGGWELCLGDGEPFDVVELVGPAVQSPRAVDELVHNLQLLNVPAAYFCKQEPHREPDPAEARMLGMFTALKAKRSLYDLIVCDTEVVLLPMARAVLIRRGLAGLIGARGVSDRKRIRKLRERGLDDLRAEPGARRIPFTDIVAGGFPRRKLTAYLTLDLSDGETLELAMTGNTEDFGTAHDELTAFFGSLKA